In Sander vitreus isolate 19-12246 chromosome 4, sanVit1, whole genome shotgun sequence, the genomic stretch TTTTAAGCTCTAAAGGTAAGAAACCTAACATTGTTGGGATGCTTGCTTGGTAATAGTCGACTGCACTAGTTCACCGTCCATCTGATCAATATGTAGAGCGAGACTGGCGGGATAAACAGAAGGTGCTGGACAGTTTGAAGGACACTGTGGACAAGCAGAGGAGAGACCTGGACAGTGTACGGAAAGAGATTATGGAAAAGGAGATGCTCTGTTCTGCCCTCAGAGTAAGCTGACTGACTCCATCATTTAAACCCATTTTTGTGTACTGACTCATTGATTATTGTCTCTGCAATGCCCTTCTGTTTATTTGTATAATTGTTTATGACAGAAACAGATGACATACCTGGAGGCGCAACAGAATGAAACTCAAGCTGCCAAGGAGGAAGCACGGAGACTCAGGACCAAAATGAAAACCTTTGAAAGGTATCTGCAGTCATACAagtactgtcatattttgtcatttggaTATACAAGCaatgaaataagtcattgttcaTTTCCCTCAGCTAGAACAGTCGGATAAGTTTAAACAAAGGAACCATTTAAGGTTACTTCACAACAATGCAAGCTCTGCAAagtactgttttctttttttattgaaaaagaaAGTCATGCTGTGCACTAATACTGCTGGTGTGGCCCCAGCCTGGACATGTTGTTGCAGGGCCAGAGAGCAGAGGTGGAGTCCATGATCACAGATATGGGTGTCAGCCAGGCTGCAGTGGAGCAACTCTCAATCTACTGCATCTCGCTCAAAAAGTAAGGAGCCCAAGAGCTGCTGATCAGTGTGTCATTTTCACACTACTTCGTTTAGAGCTTCAGTCCTAATGAATGCAACTTTCCCCCATGCATGTATCGCCTCCCTTAATTTCTTAGAGAGTATGATAATCTCAAAGGAAGCCTGAAGTCTTCGAATGACATGTGTGAGAAGCTGAAGAGAGAAGTGCTCACCTCAAACAACAAGGTAAGGCTTTATGTTACTAAGTCACCACACCCAAAGGAATCAATTCTTGAATGTGGAGTCTCTAaatcaaaggtttttttttgtgtcattttagtTACTCAAAGCCACAATGGAGGTGAATCAGACCAAAGAGGACATGAAGTCCCTGCAGAACGATCTGGCCAATGCTGACAAAGAGATCTCTGTAAGGCAAATCCACCAAATATGCCATTACTTTCAATATCCGAGAAAGCCATGGTTGTGATTCCTGCATGTATGTCTGCCCACAGAGTCTGAAAAAGAAAGTGGAGTTCCTTCAGAGGACTCTGAGCACCCCGACACGGACAAATGAAGCCCTCAGTCGGCTCGTCTTTGAAAGGTGTGTCACTCAGCCACTGGACTGAAATCTACCCTTGCTTTGATTTGACATAAACCATTGTGTGATTTACCGATGAGGTTTCTATGTCCATCTTTCAGCCCGGCCCCAATGGAGCTGAAGCAGCCTCGTCTCCACCAGCCTGCAGATAGCAAGGACATTGACCTCAACATGACTTACGACGTCACTACGCCAGATGATGTGGCCAAGAAGCCAATGCAGTTCCAATCCAAGAAGATGCGGCTTGATCCGGCAGCGTAGGTTTAATGTAGTTTAATGTCATTGTGGGAATGTGGGTGCTAGTCTGTTCTGAGTTTGATTGTGGTAGCTGCTGCTGTCTGAGCTACTTACTACttattatattaattaaaaaacacaatattacttcataatattgtgtttttaaaatctggTACTGACGAATGAAGTAGAAGTGCATTAATAGtgttgtgtaaaatgttttatttttcaggtTGTCCAAACGCAGCGAGAAAAGTTCATCTCTAAGCAAGGTACCTTTTTCTAAATGTCACTTAATAAGGTCAAGTTTTAAATTAGTTGCACatcaaaatatgttttcttaCCTCAGGCTCGAGATGAGGATGGATCCATGGATCCTTTTTTGAGGAACTCCCTCCTCTTCAGAAAAAAGACTTTCGGTAGCATGTTGGACCCTCAGAGGAAGCCCGGAGCTGTACGTCCAACACAACCATCTCCTGCACTTGAGGTTGAATGTGTTAATGTGTCATTTGTCCTTTTTTAAGGGAttgataaaagaaaatgtttctcgtttcaggtgagaacTGGTTATGATGGTTTAGGAGGACGTACTAAATTCATCCAACCTGTATCCTTTTTTTTCCTATGTGGAATATATGTGTCTTTTTTGATTTTgacttgcattcatttgattgatGATGGTTGAGCTGTTTACCTGTTTGGTGTTCAAACTATTCACCTGTGTCGAGGCTTACCTTTACTGTATTGTTAGCCCAAATAAATTGCCTATTTATGATGCAGTGCGATATTCAActaaatttatatttttatgtgagattcttttatattatattacaccTACTGTACACAACCTGCCCGGCAACAAAAAAGCAGACTAGCtagtgaacacagtggagcgtTTTgctgctaaagagccagatatttttctcaggagttgcaAACAAGAGGTTGAATGTTGGACTTTAAGTACGTTTGTCAGATAGTCCTAAACGAGACTAATGTTAATGTTGCTAACACGTTTCCCATAGCAACTTTATAAAGtaataatatgtcaatgttgtgttctaACCACTGATCCCATTTGGCGAAAAGAAAAGAATGCGgctttaatgaaaaaaatccatttggATAGTATTCGATTTAGACATTTTTAGTTGTCCGAGAATAGTAGTGGAAAAAGTCAACAAATATTCATATCAGAACCGTTAGGGGAAAA encodes the following:
- the traip gene encoding E3 ubiquitin-protein ligase TRAIP, coding for MPIRAYCTICSDFFDHSRDVAAIHCGHTFHYECLLQWFQTAPTKTCPQCRKQVSTRHIISKLFFDIGGEEESTGDPECLQNELDRMKALLSSKERDWRDKQKVLDSLKDTVDKQRRDLDSVRKEIMEKEMLCSALRKQMTYLEAQQNETQAAKEEARRLRTKMKTFESLDMLLQGQRAEVESMITDMGVSQAAVEQLSIYCISLKKEYDNLKGSLKSSNDMCEKLKREVLTSNNKLLKATMEVNQTKEDMKSLQNDLANADKEISSLKKKVEFLQRTLSTPTRTNEALSRLVFESPAPMELKQPRLHQPADSKDIDLNMTYDVTTPDDVAKKPMQFQSKKMRLDPAALSKRSEKSSSLSKARDEDGSMDPFLRNSLLFRKKTFGSMLDPQRKPGAVRTGYDGLGGRTKFIQPSPLSEIRPLMKAKRKKVTRPQPKIATCLTLDGFLE